In Chrysiogenia bacterium, a single genomic region encodes these proteins:
- a CDS encoding OmpA family protein, producing the protein MNVRLIRSALILALLGSVLGGCVWKSDFEALQEKQRNTYEELLDARDKNNELQASNAALQGDLEKTKLELQKKIARLEETLTEQQRESTDRLKKLKTDLEEAKRTGSEQLAALQSEYDAAKTEAAEQIAETETELAAAREAAEAAKKKVEEISGTYEQLVGNLESEIKDKSVRISRLKNELKIDLVDKILFDSGSATVNARGRAVLKKVSDALKQIQDRQIVVEGHTDDRPIKAGPLAKIYPTNWELSAARAVAVVRLLQEFGVKPGRMAAAGYGPYQPLASNKSAEGRSANRRIEILLQPIRIREGLKE; encoded by the coding sequence CTGTGTGTGGAAATCCGATTTCGAAGCGCTGCAGGAAAAGCAGCGCAACACCTACGAAGAACTCCTCGACGCGCGCGATAAAAACAATGAATTGCAGGCCAGCAACGCCGCGCTGCAGGGAGATCTTGAGAAGACCAAGCTCGAACTGCAGAAGAAGATCGCCCGGCTCGAAGAGACACTGACCGAGCAGCAGCGCGAGAGCACCGACCGCCTCAAGAAGCTCAAGACCGATCTCGAAGAGGCCAAGCGCACCGGCAGCGAGCAGCTCGCCGCGCTCCAGAGCGAGTACGACGCGGCCAAAACAGAGGCCGCCGAGCAGATCGCCGAGACGGAGACCGAGCTGGCGGCTGCCCGCGAGGCCGCCGAGGCCGCGAAGAAAAAGGTGGAGGAGATCTCCGGCACCTACGAGCAGCTCGTCGGCAACCTCGAGAGCGAGATCAAGGACAAGTCGGTGCGCATCTCGCGTCTCAAAAACGAACTGAAGATCGACCTCGTAGACAAGATTCTCTTCGACTCGGGCAGCGCCACAGTGAACGCTCGCGGGCGCGCGGTGCTCAAGAAAGTGAGCGACGCCCTCAAGCAAATTCAGGATCGCCAGATCGTGGTGGAAGGGCATACCGACGACCGCCCGATCAAGGCAGGGCCGCTGGCGAAGATCTACCCCACCAACTGGGAGCTCTCGGCCGCGCGCGCGGTGGCGGTGGTGCGACTGCTCCAGGAATTCGGCGTGAAGCCCGGTCGCATGGCGGCCGCGGGCTACGGGCCTTACCAGCCGCTTGCCAGCAACAAGAGCGCCGAAGGGCGCAGCGCAAACCGCCGCATCGAGATCCTGCTGCAGCCCATCCGTATCCGCGAAGGCCTCAAGGAGTAG